A portion of the Cervus elaphus chromosome X, mCerEla1.1, whole genome shotgun sequence genome contains these proteins:
- the GPR82 gene encoding probable G-protein coupled receptor 82 produces the protein MSNNSTCCIQPSKISYMALPIIYTFLCIIGLFGNSLSQWIFLTKIAKKTSTHIYLAHLVTANLLVCTAMPFMGIYFLKGFQWEYHSPQCRVVNFLGTLSMHVSMFVSLLILSWIAISRYATLMKKDSTQETTSCYEKVFYGHLLKKFRQPNFARKLCVYIWIVVLGIIIPIIIYYSVEEATKGEETKCYNLQMELGAEISQTAGLIGTTFIGFSFLVVLTSYYSFVNHLRKIRTCTSITEKDLTYSSVKRHLLVIQILLIVCFLPYSIFKPIFFVVYQRMECQQLNHLIEIKNILTCLASARSSTDPIIFLFLDKTFKKTLYSLFTKPDAPHLQPSD, from the coding sequence ATGAGTAACAACTCAACATGTTGTATTCAACCATCCAAGATCTCTTACATGGCTTTACCGATCATTTATACCTTCCTTTGTATCATTGGTCTGTTTGGAAATTCTCTCTCCCAGTggatatttttaacaaaaatagcTAAGAAAACATCAACACACATCTACCTAGCACATCTTGTGACTGCAAACTTACTTGTGTGCACTGCCATGCCTTTCATGGGTATCTATTTCCTGAAAGGTTTTCAGTGGGAATATCATTCTCCACAATGCAGGGTGGTCAATTTTTTGGGAACTCTATCCATGCATGTAAGTATGTTTGTCAGCCTCTTAATTTTAAGCTGGATTGCCATAAGCCGCTATGCTACCTTAATGAAAAAGGATTCCACACAAGAGACCACTTCGTGCTACGAGAAAGTATTTTACGGCCACTTACTGAAAAAATTTCGCCAGCCCAACTTTGCCAGAAAACTATGTGTTTACATATGGATAGTTGTTCTAGGCATAATTATTCCAATTATCATATACTACTCGGTTGAAGAGGCTACAAAAGGGGAAGAGACGAAGTGCTATAATTTACAGATGGAACTAGGAGCTGAGATCTCTCAGACTGCAGGCCTCATTGGAACCACATTTATTGGGTTTTCATTTTTAGTTGTCCTAACATCATACTACTCTTTTGTCAACCATCTGAGAAAAATAAGGACTTGTACATCCATTACAGAGAAAGATCTGACTTACAGCTCTGTGAAAAGGCATCTTTTGGTCATTCAGATTCTACTAATAGTTTGCTTCCTTCCATACAGTATTTTTAAACccattttttttgttgtataCCAAAGAATGGAGTGTCAGCAACTGAATCacttaattgaaataaaaaacatcCTCACCTGCCTTGCATCAGCCAGAAGCAGCACAGACcccattatatttctttttttagataaAACATTCAAGAAGACACTATACAGTCTCTTTACAAAACCTGATGCACCCCATCTGCAACCCTCTGATTGA